Proteins encoded in a region of the Massilia sp. UMI-21 genome:
- the flgJ gene encoding flagellar assembly peptidoglycan hydrolase FlgJ produces MIGSPSTDLTSKFALDTKGLGELKQGARNGSPAALKEAATQFEAMFINMMMKSMRDATPQEGIMDNQQSKMFTGMLDQQLSQNLAKRGMGLADVLTRQLTANQMGAQALAIGADGAGLADAAGKAAAAASALAPLDGSMRPGMDAATMIRTGATQPGAPALPLTTDSGRVQAPHVRAFQEKLHAHAAEAERATGVPAKFMLGQAALESGWGKRMIRNADGSNSNNLFGIKAGPGWKGKVATAVTTEYVNGVAHRKVEKFRAYDTPADSFKDYANLLAKNPRYEKVLDSGGDAAAFAQGLQRAGYATDPMYAAKLTRIIKHSLA; encoded by the coding sequence ATGATCGGCTCTCCCTCCACTGACCTCACCAGCAAGTTCGCCCTCGACACCAAGGGCCTGGGCGAACTCAAGCAAGGCGCCAGGAACGGCTCGCCCGCCGCGCTGAAGGAGGCGGCCACGCAGTTCGAAGCCATGTTCATCAACATGATGATGAAGAGCATGCGCGACGCCACCCCGCAAGAGGGGATCATGGACAACCAGCAATCCAAGATGTTCACCGGGATGCTGGACCAGCAGCTGAGCCAGAACCTGGCCAAGCGCGGCATGGGCCTGGCCGACGTGCTGACCCGCCAGCTGACGGCGAACCAGATGGGCGCCCAGGCGCTGGCCATCGGCGCCGACGGCGCAGGCCTGGCCGATGCGGCGGGGAAGGCGGCCGCCGCCGCTTCGGCCCTGGCGCCGCTCGACGGCAGCATGCGTCCGGGCATGGATGCGGCGACCATGATCAGGACCGGCGCCACCCAGCCGGGCGCGCCGGCGCTGCCCCTGACGACCGACAGCGGCCGCGTCCAGGCGCCGCATGTGCGCGCGTTCCAGGAAAAGCTGCATGCCCACGCCGCCGAGGCCGAACGCGCCACCGGCGTGCCGGCCAAGTTCATGCTCGGCCAGGCGGCGCTGGAAAGCGGCTGGGGCAAGCGCATGATCCGCAACGCCGACGGCAGCAACAGCAACAACCTGTTCGGCATCAAGGCCGGCCCTGGCTGGAAGGGCAAGGTCGCCACCGCCGTCACCACCGAATACGTCAACGGCGTGGCCCATCGGAAGGTGGAGAAATTCCGCGCCTACGACACGCCGGCCGACTCGTTCAAGGACTACGCCAACCTGCTGGCCAAGAACCCGCGCTACGAGAAGGTGCTGGACAGCGGCGGCGATGCCGCGGCCTTCGCCCAGGGCCTGCAGCGCGCCGGCTACGCCACCGATCCGATGTATGCGGCCAAGCTGACCCGCATCATCAAGCATTCCTTGGCATGA